A single genomic interval of Sinorhizobium garamanticum harbors:
- a CDS encoding helicase-related protein: protein MILSGRGVTAVLGPTNTGKTHYAIERMVAHDSGVIGLPLRLLAREVYTRLVEKVGHRNVALITGEEKITPHRARYSVCTVEAMPRETTASFVAIDEVQLAADLERGHIFTDRLLHLRGRDETLLLGAATMRPILHQLLPGITFNERPRLSQLLYAGSKKITRLPHRSAIVAFSADEVYAIAELIRRQRGGAAVVLGALSPRTRNAQVALYQEGDVEYLVATDAIGMGLNLDVDHVAFAQDRKFDGYQYRNLNPAELAQVAGRAGRHVRDGTFGVTGRVDPFDNELVHRMESHEFDAVRVLQWRSKAVDYSSLKALKKSLEAAPAVAGLTRALPAVDQQALEHLMRYPEIVDVATTSERVETLWEACALPDYRRITPAQHADLISTIYADLVRDGTVNEDFMAEQVRRADHTDGEIDTLSARIAQIRTWTYVSNRPGWLADPTHWQEKTREIEDRLSDALHERLTKRFVDRRTSVLMKRLRENAMLEAEISVNGDVFVEGHHVGQLAGFRFTLAAGGEGSDAKAVQGAAQKALALEFEARAARLHAAGNGDLALSSDGLVRWLGDPVARLAASDHVMRPRVILLADEQLQANARDHVLARIERFVNHHIGTILKPLDDISRAEDLEGLAKGLAFQLVENLGVLFRRDVAEEVKSLDQDGRASIRKYGVRFGAYHIFLPALLKPAPAELITLLWALKNDGLDKPGYGELIPMLAAGRTSVVTDPSFERTFYKLAGFRFLGKRAVRIDILERLADLIRPLLQWKPGAEPRPDGAYDGRRFMATTAMLSILGATPDDMEEILKGLGYRADSVTAEEAAAFLASQGGDATPAETPVESAAAENVDADAKAESEPAGVTQTEAPAAEATNDAPAEASPAEEPTEARPVLLWRPGTRQDNQRQAGRHQGDHRRGGQRHGQGEGREGGRKGGAPMRGKAQENRPGGGGQRKDRPDRHDRGGKPGGPKFEGRPPRKEKPLDPDSPFAKLAALKEQLKK, encoded by the coding sequence ATGATCCTGAGCGGTCGCGGTGTGACCGCGGTGCTCGGGCCAACCAATACCGGCAAGACCCACTACGCGATCGAGCGCATGGTTGCGCATGACAGCGGTGTCATCGGCCTGCCGCTGCGGCTGCTTGCGCGCGAGGTCTATACGCGTCTGGTCGAGAAGGTGGGCCACCGCAACGTCGCGCTGATCACGGGTGAGGAAAAGATCACGCCGCATCGGGCGCGCTATTCGGTCTGCACCGTCGAAGCCATGCCGCGCGAAACGACGGCGTCGTTCGTAGCGATCGACGAGGTGCAGCTCGCCGCCGACCTCGAGCGTGGCCATATCTTCACCGACAGGCTGCTGCATCTGCGCGGCCGCGACGAAACGCTGCTGCTCGGCGCCGCGACGATGCGGCCCATTCTCCACCAGCTCCTGCCGGGGATCACCTTCAACGAGCGTCCGCGCCTCTCGCAGCTTCTCTATGCGGGATCAAAGAAGATCACCCGGCTCCCGCATCGTTCCGCAATCGTCGCTTTTTCGGCCGACGAGGTCTATGCCATCGCCGAGCTCATCCGGCGGCAGCGCGGCGGCGCCGCCGTCGTGCTCGGGGCACTGTCGCCGCGTACCCGTAATGCCCAGGTCGCGCTCTACCAGGAGGGCGACGTCGAATATCTTGTGGCGACCGATGCCATCGGCATGGGCCTCAATCTCGACGTCGATCATGTCGCCTTCGCGCAGGACCGCAAGTTCGATGGCTACCAGTACCGCAATCTCAACCCCGCGGAGCTCGCCCAGGTCGCGGGACGGGCGGGCCGGCATGTGCGGGACGGAACATTCGGTGTCACCGGGCGCGTCGATCCCTTCGACAACGAACTCGTGCATCGCATGGAGTCGCACGAATTCGATGCCGTCAGGGTCTTGCAATGGCGGTCCAAGGCGGTCGATTATTCCTCGCTGAAGGCGCTCAAGAAAAGCCTCGAGGCAGCGCCGGCCGTTGCCGGCCTGACGCGTGCCCTTCCGGCTGTCGATCAGCAGGCGCTGGAGCACCTGATGCGCTATCCCGAAATCGTGGACGTTGCGACCACGTCCGAGCGGGTCGAGACGCTGTGGGAGGCCTGCGCCCTACCCGACTACCGGCGCATAACGCCGGCGCAACACGCGGACCTGATTTCGACGATCTACGCCGATCTCGTTCGCGACGGCACGGTCAACGAAGACTTCATGGCCGAGCAGGTTCGCCGCGCGGATCACACCGATGGCGAGATTGACACACTTTCGGCGCGAATTGCGCAGATCAGGACCTGGACCTATGTGTCCAATAGGCCCGGATGGCTTGCCGATCCGACACACTGGCAAGAAAAGACGCGGGAAATCGAAGATCGATTGTCCGACGCGCTACATGAAAGGTTGACGAAACGCTTTGTTGATCGCAGGACATCTGTGCTCATGAAGCGCCTGAGAGAGAATGCGATGCTGGAAGCTGAAATCAGTGTGAATGGTGATGTCTTCGTTGAGGGGCACCACGTAGGCCAATTAGCCGGTTTCCGGTTCACTTTGGCAGCCGGTGGCGAAGGGTCGGATGCGAAGGCGGTGCAAGGTGCTGCCCAGAAGGCGCTTGCGTTGGAATTCGAGGCGCGTGCCGCACGCCTGCATGCGGCCGGCAACGGTGATCTTGCGCTTTCGTCGGATGGCCTCGTGCGCTGGCTCGGTGATCCCGTGGCGCGGCTTGCTGCGAGCGATCACGTCATGCGTCCCCGCGTCATCCTGCTCGCCGACGAGCAGCTCCAGGCCAATGCCCGCGACCATGTGCTGGCCCGGATCGAACGATTCGTGAACCACCATATCGGCACGATCTTGAAGCCGCTTGACGACATCTCCCGTGCGGAGGACCTCGAAGGTCTCGCCAAGGGCCTGGCTTTCCAGCTCGTCGAGAATCTCGGTGTGCTATTCCGCCGTGACGTCGCCGAGGAGGTGAAGTCGCTCGACCAGGACGGTCGCGCGTCTATCCGCAAATACGGTGTTCGCTTCGGCGCCTATCACATCTTCCTGCCGGCTCTCCTGAAACCGGCGCCAGCGGAGCTCATCACGCTGCTCTGGGCACTGAAGAACGACGGACTCGACAAGCCCGGCTATGGCGAACTCATTCCGATGCTTGCTGCCGGCCGTACCTCTGTCGTCACCGATCCGTCGTTCGAGCGGACATTCTACAAGCTTGCGGGCTTCCGTTTCCTCGGCAAGCGAGCCGTGCGGATCGACATCCTTGAGCGGCTCGCCGATCTCATCCGTCCGCTTCTGCAGTGGAAGCCGGGCGCAGAGCCGCGTCCGGACGGCGCATACGACGGCCGCCGCTTCATGGCGACGACAGCGATGCTGTCCATTCTCGGCGCAACGCCCGACGACATGGAGGAAATCCTGAAGGGGCTCGGCTATCGCGCCGACAGCGTGACCGCCGAAGAGGCGGCAGCCTTCCTCGCAAGCCAGGGCGGAGATGCGACCCCGGCGGAGACGCCGGTCGAAAGTGCCGCGGCCGAGAACGTCGATGCGGATGCGAAGGCCGAGAGCGAGCCGGCCGGCGTGACGCAGACGGAAGCGCCCGCAGCCGAAGCAACCAACGACGCGCCGGCTGAAGCAAGCCCGGCGGAAGAGCCTACCGAAGCCAGGCCCGTCCTCCTCTGGCGTCCTGGGACGCGCCAGGACAACCAGCGCCAGGCCGGCCGCCACCAGGGCGATCATCGCCGTGGTGGCCAGCGGCATGGTCAGGGCGAAGGCAGGGAGGGCGGCCGCAAGGGCGG